One window of the Sparus aurata chromosome 17, fSpaAur1.1, whole genome shotgun sequence genome contains the following:
- the LOC115566779 gene encoding kinesin-like protein KIFC3: protein MYAFYSLLVYIFYTVFKKEEEEEEEDALEGACGASSAEPGPVSMETGSRRRDGHTSKMGKKACARFSESSSSSDSDETPLSDEDKKDSPDIPACTPLAAFLSFKQESEKRRASQVQLETTGKLSESPLVAVMSHLLTFLEQYSHFQQLQQQADQYRVQLKRHRVQHRRQMKALRASYRQRLRDKNSIISSLEEAISQQQTPSPLSEGESSSNAGTQAGVHMLVESLYGLQGERSKLRGELRLLHSQLEQKEKDRHSRIQAFQQQIDELKSGIEEREEELSRLRTATGATDSEKRVLCLSAENESLKQNLSLTQGLLQQLTTIPSQSSTMLIKENENLRSRVQQLEMSLQQRAEQLSHLERRSEQSEWRRGEELRKREERVRELQLELDRERGKEPVVKYVTQTVEVESPATLKHLTKARQRNELLSEKLANQNERCKQLEEQIRKSDEYSCNLQHKIAAYEREISKLREELLREIGHLEERKEEAVKAAANCSAEHFQSLQDQFFGLQKRLTALPPTLRSMKTDYTSLRSQVRNFSDFYGAAINDAKKQISAAISEMSEANKDLMEKYRKEVALRRKYHEQLVELKGNIRVLCRVKPVLKEDQHEEGQSVVVTTDSNNESSLSVLNKGKGRIFELDKVFHPQASQEEVFQEIEPLVTSCIDGYHVCIFAYGQTGSGKTYTMEGSVENPGINQRALKQLFSVIEERKDMWSYTVTVSSVEIYNEVLRDLLSKDGEKLDIKINPDGTGQLHVPGLRVIEVRNFQHIKKILATARRNRITFGTQMNQHSSRSHALLCITVQGTDLATGNKTTGKLNLVDLAGSERVWKSGAEGERLKEAQNINRSLLALGDVIQALRARQTHIPFRNSRLTYLLQDSLGKGSKTVMVVQVSALESNVGETLCSLKFAQRVCKVELGPAARKIEAGGGQCD from the exons ATGTACGCCTTCTACTCCCTTTTAGTCTACATCTTCTACACTGTCTttaagaaggaggaggaggaggaggaggaggatgcctTGGAGGGGGCGTGTGGAGCTTCCTCAGCA GAGCCAGGGcctgtttccatggaaacagggagcaggaggagagatggCCACACCTCCAAAATGGGGAAAAAGGCTTGTGCTCGGTTTAGTGAGTCAA gcagcagcagtgacagcgATGAAACGCCTCTGAGTGATGAGGATAAGAAGGATAGCCCCGACATCCCAGCATGCACTCCTCTGGCTGCGTTTTTGTCCTTCAAGCAGGAGTCTGAAAAGAGGAGGGCCTCACAAGTTCAGCTGGAAACGACAGGAAAG TTGTCAGAGTCTCCCCTGGTGGCAGTGATGTCCCACTTGCTGACTTTTCTGGAGCAGTACTCCCacttccagcagctgcagcagcaggccgACCAGTACCGGGTCCAGCTGAAGAGGCACCGCGTCCAGCATCGCCGCCAGATGAAGGCTCTGCGGGCCTCCTACCGCCAGCGTCTCAGGGACAAGAACAGCATCATCAGCAGCCTGGAGGAGGCCATCAGCCAGCAGCAGACGCCCAGTCCACTGAGCGAGG GTGAGTCCAGCAGTAACGCAGGGACACAAGCTGGGGTCCAcatgctggtggagtctctgtACGGCCTGCAGGGGGAGAGGAGTAAACTGCGAGGAGAGCTCCGTCTGCTGCACTCACAGCTGGAGCAGAAGGAAAAAGACAGACACTCTCGCATACAGGCCTTTCAACAGCAG ATTGATGAGCTCAAGAGTGGCATAGAAGAGCGTGAGGAGGAGCTGTCGAGACTGAGAACAGCCACC GGGGCCACGGACTCAGAGAAGCGCGTTCTGTGTCTGTCGGCAGAGAACGAGAGTCTGAAACAGAACCTGAGCCTCACCCAAggcctcctgcagcagctgacaaCCATCCCCTCCCAGTCCAGCACCATGCTGATCAAG GAGAATGAGAACCTCCGCAGCAGAGTGCAGCAGCTGGAGATGTCTCTGCAGCAGCGTGCTGAGCAGCTGTCACACCTGGAGCGACGGAGCGAACAGAGCGAGtggcggagaggagaggagctgagGAAACGAGAGGAGCGAGTGAGggagctgcagctggagctggacagagagagaggcaaagagCCAGTGGTGAAG TATGTCACCCAGACTGTGGAGGTGGAATCACCTGCCACACTAAAGCACCTGACTAAAGCCAGGCAGAGGAATGAGCTGCTGTCTGAAAAGCTGGCCAATCAGAACGAGCGGTGTAAACAGCTGGAGGAGCAAATCAGGAAGTCCGATGAATACAGCTGTAACCTGCAGCACAAG ATTGCAGCATATGAGAGAGAAATCAGTAAActgagagaggagctgctgaggGAGATAGGCCActtggaggagaggaaggaggaagctGTGAAGGCTGCCGCCAACTGCTCCGCCGAGCACTTTCAGAGCCTGCAGGACCAATTCTTCG GCTTGCAGAAGCGTCTGACAGCACTCCCTCCAACTCTACGCTCCATGAAGACAGACTACACCAGTCTGAGGAGCCAGGTCCGAAACTTCTCCGACTTTTACGGGGCAGCTATCAATGATGCAAAAAAACAG ATTTCAGCAGCCATCAGTGAGATGTCTGAAGCCAACAAGGATCTCATGGAGAAATACAGAAAGGAGGTCGCACTGCGCAGGAAGTACCATGAGCAGCTGGTGGAGCTTAAAG GCAACATCCGCGTGCTGTGCCGCGTGAAGCCTGTGCTAAAGGAGGACCAGCACGAGGAGGGCCAGTCTGTGGTGGTGACGACCGACTCCAACAACGAGTCCTCACTCAGTGTGCTGAACAAAGGAAAGGGTCGCATCTTTGAACTGGACAAGGTCTTTCACCCTCAGGCCTCACAGGAGGAG GTCTTTCAGGAGATTGAGCCTCTGGTGACGTCGTGCATCGATGGCTACCATGTCTGCATATTTGCGTACGGACAGACTGGCTCTGGAAAAACGTACACCATGGAG GGCAGTGTGGAGAACCCAGGCATCAACCAGCGAGCCCTGAAACAACTCTTCAGTGTGATCGAGGAGAGGAAGGACATGTGGTCGTACACCGTCACTGTCAGCTCTGTGGAGATCTACAATGAGGTGCTAAG AGACCTGCTGAGTAAGGACGGAGAGAAGCTGGACATAAAGATCAACCCGGATGGAACGGGACAGCTGCACGTCCCCGGCCTCAGGGTCATCGAAGTGAGGAACTTTCAGCACATCAAGAAG ATTTTAGCCACAGCCCGAAGGAACAGGATCACCTTCGGCACTCAGATGAACCAGCACAGCTCCCGCTCCCATGCTCTGCTTTGCATCACCGTTCAGGGCACTGACCTCGCCACCGGGAACAAGACCACCG GCAAGTTGAACCTGGTCGACCTGGCTGGCTCAGAGAGGGTATGGAAGTCTGgcgcagagggagagaggctgaAAGAGGCCCAGAATATCAACCGCTCCCTGCTGGCACTGGGGGACGTGATTCAGGCACTGAGAGCTCGGCAGACTCACATCCCTTTCAGGAACTCGCGCCTTACGTACTTATTACAAGACTCCCTGGGAAAAGGCAGCAAGACTGTCATGGTGGTGCAG GTGTCTGCTCTGGAGAGTAATGTGGGAGAGACACTGTGCTCGCTCAAGTTTGCCCAGAGGGTGTGCAAGGTGGAACTTGGCCCTGCAGCCAGGAAGATCGAGGCTGGTGGTGGACAGTGCGACTGA
- the ccdc12 gene encoding coiled-coil domain-containing protein 12, protein MSDRIERRVDINMEKNVGSLQEQALKRKERLKALRDKQLHGREEEDGEPESKKASLEETTEERHRELKLRNYTPEDEDLKQRQVPKAKPASVEDKVKDQLEAANPEPIIEEVDLANLAPRKPDWDLKRDVAKKLEKLERRTQRAIAELIRDRLKGSEDELAGAVGAVGVEDGDSD, encoded by the exons ATGTCAGATAGAATTGAGCGGCGTGTAGATATAAACATGGAGAAAAATGTTGGGTCACTACAGGAGCAGGCcctgaagagaaaagagaggctAAAAGCACTAAGAGACAAACAGCTCCAT GgccgagaggaggaggatggggagcCAGAGAGCAAAAAAGCTTCACTTGAGGAGACTACTGAAGAGAGGCACAG AGAGCTGAAGCTGAGGAATTACACACCAGAGGATGAAGATCTGAAGCAGAGGCAGGTGCCCAAAGCCAAACCTGCATCAG TGGAAGATAAAGTAAAAGACCAGTTAGAGGCCGCAAATCCAGAGCCCATTATTGAAGAAGTG GATTTGGCCAACCTTGCCCCAAGAAAACCAGACTG GGATCTAAAGCGTGATGTGGCAAAGAAACTGGAGAAGCTGGagaggagaacacagagagCCATCGCTGAGCTCATCC gGGATCGTCTAAAAGGCAGCGAGGATGAATTGGCcggagcagtgggagcagtaGGAGTGGAGGACGGAGACTCGGACTGA